GATCTCTGGTAATAATCGAGACCACGCTCAACATTGACTTTGGTACCGATACCTCTTAAATGGCAAACACCTGCATTATACAAGCCACTTGGATTACCCAATCGAGCCGCTTTCTCATACCAAGAATAAGCTATCTCTAAATCAGAAGACACACCTGAACCCACTGAATAACAATTCCCAAGTGCTACTTGTGCTGGCGGATAATTTTTATTGGCAGCGCGCAGGAACCAGTTCACGGCGATTTCGTTATCCTTACGCACGCCAATACCATTTTGATAGCAATACGCAACACGCGCTTCTGATACAGGATTGCCATTATCTGCTGACAACATCAACCATTTCAAAGCTTCTTTAGGATCATAAACTGATGGATATTCGCGATTATTAGAAAATTCAGCCATCTTCAACTGAGCTTCTGCATTGCCTTTTTGAGCGCTTTCACGGTAGAGGTTGATAGCATCTAGTACGCGCTTTGGTCCGCCTAAACCTCTTTCATAGTATTCAGCTAGACGGCTGATCGCACGGTAATCTTTAATTAATGAGGCCTCTTGAAAGTAACGAATAGCTTTTTCGTATTCTTCTCGTCTGTCTAGAAGTAAGGCCGCATTAATATTTGCTTGTGATAAACCAAAGTCCGCAGCCTTCGTATAATATTTCAACGCTTCGTCTTCACTTTTTTCAACGCCGTCACCCCTTATATAAAGGTTGGCCAAGTTATACATACATTGACGATGATTCTTATCTGCACCACGACGCCACCACTGAGCCGCCATAGATGTATCTTTCTCAAGGCCTAAGCGACCGTAAAAGTAATTATTACCCAACTCAAGAATAGCGGATTTACTCCCTGCTTGAGCTGCATTTTCTAACTTTTCCAAACGCTGTTTCTGAACTTTTTCACGTTCATCTTTTTTCAACTCTTCATCGAGAATTGGGTCAGCAGCTTTGCCACCATCAATTGGATTGAGATCCAAATCCCTTTGAGTTTGCGCATAAACTGCTAAATTACTTAAAAAGAGAATCATCAATACGATTCTTAAACTTGTAAACATTTAGGACCTCTTAATTTCATAGATTTAGTCATTTTAACTTCGCATATAATACTCTAGGAATTACTTTTTGCGATAAAATAAAATTCTAAACCATAGGTTAAAACGCATGAATCAGAAAAAGTCACTCGAAAGCTTACTGAATCAGCTCAAAGACAAAGGGATTAGCGAAGATAAGATCCTTCTCGAGCTAGAACGCTCCTTTATCAATGCTGATCCCGCCACCTTCATCGATCATCACCGAGAAGAAAGATGTGGCTACCAAGAGGTCATCTATGGCCTTCACAAAAGCGGCCAAAGAATTCTTTATGCAGCACAAGAAATCCTCAAAATCAAGCCCTCTGTCCTCATTAGTCGTGTTGACTCAGAGAAATCAAAACTGCTACTGAAGCATTACCCCGATGCCTTTTACTGCCCTATTTCCCAAGTGACTTTCATTGGAGAATTTGAGCAAAAATTCAACTCTAAACTTCTCATCATCAGTGCTGGAACAAGCGATGAATCAGTCGTTAAGGAAGCTCATTACTGCGCCAAAGCTTTTGGTCTCAATACCAATCTTATACAAGACTTAGGCGTCGCCGGCCTACACCGTCTCCTAACTTACAGAGAAGAAATCTCCCAAGCTGACTGCATCATTATTGCCGCCGGAATGGAAGGTGCACTGCCCAGTGTCATAGGCGGACTTACCACTGCACCAATTATTGCCATCCCCACAAGCGTTGGCTATGGCGCTAATATGGAAGGAGTCACAACCATGATGGCTATGCTGAGCTCCTGTGCTTCAGGCCTCAGCGTCGTCAATATTGACAATGGATTTGGCGCGGCCTACGCTGCATTGCGAATGATCAAAACCTTTGAGAGTAAATGAGTACAAAAATAACATTTTCTGACGCCGAAAAATACCTCGACTCACTTCTCGTCTTTGGTATTAAACTAGGCTTAGAAAATATGATCCAACTTAACCAACTTCTAGGGGATCCAGCCTCTTCACTTAAGTTCGTTCATGTCGCGGGAACCAATGGCAAAGGCTCCACTTGTGCGATGATCGCAACGGCCTGTAAATATGCTGGCTTAAAAACGGGCTTCTATTCTTCCCCATTTCTCGTCAACTTTCTAGAACGATGGAGAATTAATGGCTCACCGATCAATGAGTCAATTTACCTCGATGCCATGCAAAAAATTATTGCCATTGAAGACGAACTCGTGGAACGCACTGGAGTAAAACCGACTTACTTTGAAGTCCTCACTGCCGCCGCACTGCTTATTTTTAAAGAAGAAAAGTGTGAAGTTGTCATTTGGGAGACAGGTATGGGCGGTAGACTCGACGCCACCAATATTGCCAACCCTCTACTGACAATCATTACTAACATCGCCATGGATCACGGATCTTACTTAGGAGACACTCTAGAAGAAGTCGCCAAAGAAAAAGCCGGCATTATCAAAGATCAAGTCCCTTTGATTTGCGGAGAACGCAAACCTGAACTCAGAAAACTTTTTGCAGAAAGCGCAAATAACTCAACTCAATATTTCATTGATAGTGACTTCACCAGCGCACAAGTGGATGACGACATCTTGTATCAAGGAAAACAGGAAATCAATTACAAGCTTCGCCTTCTCGGAGAACATCAAGTCTCCAACTCATCTCTCGCAATCAAAGCTCTCGAAGTCTTAGAAGATCAAGGTTTACTTGAATCCGCTCAAATTGCCGCTCGCGGGCTACAATACGCTCACTGGCCAGGCCGCATCCAAAAGCTCCCCAACGACATCTACGTTGATGGCGCTCATAATCCAGCTGCCATGGAGAAACTCAGCTCGTGTTTTCCAAATAAAAAATTCACTGTCATTTGTGGCATGATGGAAGATAAAGAAATTATACCTACTCTTGAAAAACTCGTACCAATCTGCACCAAGTTCATTGCGGTCCCAATAAAAATCCCGCGCGCTATCAAAGCCCAAGACTTAGCGATAAGCGCAAATACAGTTTTATCTTGCTCATGTGAGTCATCTTCAAGTTGGGAGGAAACCCTAAAGCAAATATCTGGCCCCGTATTAATCACAGGATCACTTTATTTGTCTGGTGAAGTTCTTAGTAAGCTCGCGCCTGACAGCGCTCTAAAGTGCGATATACTTGAGTAAAAATAATAAAAGAATTAATAAGGCCACAATAATAACGATATAAAGCTTATTGACTGGCTCTTTTTTAGGTTTGTCAGAAGCAGCTTTAGCGTGTTGCTCCATTAAGCGCTCGATCTCTTCTTTTTTTGTCCCTGCTAAATCAAAGCAGGTATCAAAATGAATAGGCTTAACTGAATCGTGAAAACGGTGTCGCAAATCAATAAGCTCCTGATGAACATTTTCCATTGTCTGATAACGCTCTTCAGGTTTATAAGCCATGCATTTCTTCACTAATTGACAAAAGCCTGCGCTCAAATCTGAATTAAGACCACCAGGATCGGGCCCACCCTTTTCATAATTTTCGTTGATAATGGCTTGAACCCCTTCATCTTCAAAGGGTTTCTTACCTGTCACCATGAAATATAAACTGGCGCCCAAAGAAAAAATATCCGCTCGAGCATCTGCATGAGCTGCGTCCAAAGCTTGCTCCGGAGACATGAAGTGCGGTGTTCCCAAGCCCGTTTTTGTCATTGTGAGCCCAGGTGAAGTATTCTCAATATCTTGTAATTTCGCTAAGCCCAAGTCACCTACCTTATAAAGGCCATCTACTGAAACCATAATATTATCTGGCTTAAGGTCTCTATGAATAATACTGTGATGATGAGCGACACTCATACCTCGAGCAACTGACTCACCAATATCAATGGCTTCTCGTTCAGAATAATTCCCATTTTTTTTCATCTCAAGCAATATACTCGAGCTCATTTTTTCCATAACGTAATAGGGGTGATCATCTTGGTCGTTGCCACACTCCATAACTCGAACTAGGTTAATATGCTCAATTGAGGCCGCCAAACGCGCCTCTTGGATAAAACGCTTCGCAGATGCAGGTTTTTCATTGACATCGCGAAAAAAAACTTTAATAGCGACAGGAATATTAAGTACTTTATGCCTGGCTGAATAGACTCGACCCATTCCTCCAACCCCTAAAGGCCCTTCTATCTTGTATGGCCCTACAAATTCAGGGATTTCTTCTGTATGAGATCGGGAGTTACTTTCGTCCA
The sequence above is a segment of the Lentisphaera araneosa HTCC2155 genome. Coding sequences within it:
- a CDS encoding bifunctional folylpolyglutamate synthase/dihydrofolate synthase, whose amino-acid sequence is MSTKITFSDAEKYLDSLLVFGIKLGLENMIQLNQLLGDPASSLKFVHVAGTNGKGSTCAMIATACKYAGLKTGFYSSPFLVNFLERWRINGSPINESIYLDAMQKIIAIEDELVERTGVKPTYFEVLTAAALLIFKEEKCEVVIWETGMGGRLDATNIANPLLTIITNIAMDHGSYLGDTLEEVAKEKAGIIKDQVPLICGERKPELRKLFAESANNSTQYFIDSDFTSAQVDDDILYQGKQEINYKLRLLGEHQVSNSSLAIKALEVLEDQGLLESAQIAARGLQYAHWPGRIQKLPNDIYVDGAHNPAAMEKLSSCFPNKKFTVICGMMEDKEIIPTLEKLVPICTKFIAVPIKIPRAIKAQDLAISANTVLSCSCESSSSWEETLKQISGPVLITGSLYLSGEVLSKLAPDSALKCDILE
- the larB gene encoding nickel pincer cofactor biosynthesis protein LarB; amino-acid sequence: MNQKKSLESLLNQLKDKGISEDKILLELERSFINADPATFIDHHREERCGYQEVIYGLHKSGQRILYAAQEILKIKPSVLISRVDSEKSKLLLKHYPDAFYCPISQVTFIGEFEQKFNSKLLIISAGTSDESVVKEAHYCAKAFGLNTNLIQDLGVAGLHRLLTYREEISQADCIIIAAGMEGALPSVIGGLTTAPIIAIPTSVGYGANMEGVTTMMAMLSSCASGLSVVNIDNGFGAAYAALRMIKTFESK
- a CDS encoding serine/threonine-protein kinase, whose protein sequence is MDESNSRSHTEEIPEFVGPYKIEGPLGVGGMGRVYSARHKVLNIPVAIKVFFRDVNEKPASAKRFIQEARLAASIEHINLVRVMECGNDQDDHPYYVMEKMSSSILLEMKKNGNYSEREAIDIGESVARGMSVAHHHSIIHRDLKPDNIMVSVDGLYKVGDLGLAKLQDIENTSPGLTMTKTGLGTPHFMSPEQALDAAHADARADIFSLGASLYFMVTGKKPFEDEGVQAIINENYEKGGPDPGGLNSDLSAGFCQLVKKCMAYKPEERYQTMENVHQELIDLRHRFHDSVKPIHFDTCFDLAGTKKEEIERLMEQHAKAASDKPKKEPVNKLYIVIIVALLILLLFLLKYIAL
- a CDS encoding tetratricopeptide repeat protein, whose amino-acid sequence is MFTSLRIVLMILFLSNLAVYAQTQRDLDLNPIDGGKAADPILDEELKKDEREKVQKQRLEKLENAAQAGSKSAILELGNNYFYGRLGLEKDTSMAAQWWRRGADKNHRQCMYNLANLYIRGDGVEKSEDEALKYYTKAADFGLSQANINAALLLDRREEYEKAIRYFQEASLIKDYRAISRLAEYYERGLGGPKRVLDAINLYRESAQKGNAEAQLKMAEFSNNREYPSVYDPKEALKWLMLSADNGNPVSEARVAYCYQNGIGVRKDNEIAVNWFLRAANKNYPPAQVALGNCYSVGSGVSSDLEIAYSWYEKAARLGNPSGLYNAGVCHLRGIGTKVNVERGLDYYQRSAEQGYAQALYVLGYMYEVGEDVKQDISKAIINYQKAAVQNHSGALYELGRIYLDGKFMKVNRDQAELMLKKSAEMGNREAFVLYQKNFMKK